Proteins from a genomic interval of Chryseobacterium indologenes:
- a CDS encoding cation:dicarboxylase symporter family transporter, translating into MKGQNKLFIAIVIALVLGVGIGGIVHVKYPESAEPFSKNIKLLGTVFIRLVQMIIAPLVFTTLVVGIAKMSDIKMIGRVGTKAMLWFISASLVSLFIGLMLVNWLEPGHVTKLPIQDVSSAEDLLKSSKSFSMEDFVKHMIPKSLFEAFATNEVLQIVVFAIMFGIALANLGEAYAQPVVKLFDIIAHAILKMVGYIMWFAPFGVLGAIAAVVATNGFEIFKVYAIYLRDFFFALGVLWIVLLIVGYLILGNRLFDLMKRIKEPLLIAFSTTSSEAVFPKLVEELEKFGCNSRVVSFILPLGYSFNLDGSMMYMTFASIFIAQIYGIEMTLGQQITMLLVLMLTSKGIAGVPRASLVIIVATCSMFGIPPEGIALILPIDHFCDMGRSMTNVLGNTLATSAVSKWEGQLTEPLDKV; encoded by the coding sequence ATGAAAGGACAGAATAAACTTTTTATAGCGATTGTCATTGCCCTTGTTCTGGGAGTAGGAATCGGAGGCATAGTACACGTAAAATATCCGGAAAGTGCAGAACCTTTTTCCAAGAATATCAAATTGTTGGGAACAGTCTTCATCAGGCTGGTACAGATGATAATAGCACCTTTGGTTTTTACAACTCTGGTAGTGGGAATTGCTAAAATGAGTGATATCAAAATGATCGGAAGAGTAGGAACGAAAGCAATGCTTTGGTTTATTTCGGCTTCTTTGGTTTCACTTTTTATCGGATTGATGCTGGTGAATTGGCTGGAGCCGGGACATGTAACAAAACTCCCTATTCAGGATGTTTCTTCAGCGGAAGACCTTCTTAAAAGCAGTAAAAGCTTTTCTATGGAAGATTTCGTGAAACATATGATTCCTAAAAGTTTATTTGAAGCTTTTGCTACCAACGAAGTTTTGCAGATTGTCGTATTTGCTATTATGTTCGGGATTGCTTTGGCTAATCTTGGAGAAGCGTATGCGCAGCCTGTTGTGAAGCTTTTTGATATTATTGCCCATGCTATCCTTAAAATGGTAGGATATATCATGTGGTTTGCTCCGTTTGGAGTATTGGGAGCTATTGCAGCTGTAGTGGCAACCAATGGTTTTGAAATATTTAAAGTGTATGCCATTTATCTTAGAGACTTCTTCTTTGCCCTTGGAGTTCTTTGGATCGTTCTTTTGATTGTGGGATACCTGATCCTGGGGAACCGTCTTTTCGACTTAATGAAGAGAATTAAAGAACCTTTACTGATTGCCTTTTCCACGACAAGTTCTGAAGCAGTATTCCCTAAACTGGTAGAAGAACTTGAAAAATTCGGATGTAACAGCAGAGTTGTATCTTTTATCCTGCCGTTAGGATATTCTTTTAACCTTGACGGAAGTATGATGTATATGACATTCGCGTCTATTTTCATCGCACAGATCTATGGAATTGAAATGACTCTGGGACAGCAGATCACGATGCTTCTGGTGTTAATGCTTACTTCAAAAGGAATTGCAGGGGTGCCAAGAGCTTCCTTAGTGATTATTGTAGCGACCTGTTCTATGTTCGGAATTCCACCGGAGGGAATTGCCTTAATTTTACCAATTGATCACTTCTGTGATATGGGAAGAAGTATGACCAATGTGTTAGGCAATACACTGGCGACATCTGCCGTATCAAAATGGGAAGGACAATTAACTGAACCGTTAGATAAAGTTTAA
- a CDS encoding BON domain-containing protein, which produces MKKTIAMAALAVAVSFGAVSCKKKISDADLQTQATTVVTSNPGASVEVKEGVAHLSGTFADQQSKDATIAKLKAINGVKDVMDMSTIAAAPAPVETTSAVDPAVQKKVQDAVKDFPTVKVEVVNGQLTLTGNVSAQQARKIKESVDALKIGKYNNNLIVK; this is translated from the coding sequence ATGAAAAAAACTATCGCAATGGCTGCATTAGCTGTAGCTGTATCTTTCGGAGCGGTTTCTTGTAAAAAGAAAATTTCTGATGCCGACCTTCAGACTCAGGCTACTACTGTAGTAACTTCTAATCCCGGTGCTTCTGTTGAAGTAAAAGAAGGTGTAGCTCACTTAAGCGGAACTTTTGCTGACCAACAGTCTAAGGATGCCACGATTGCTAAACTAAAGGCAATCAACGGAGTAAAAGACGTAATGGATATGTCTACTATAGCTGCAGCACCTGCACCAGTTGAAACTACTTCTGCTGTAGATCCTGCTGTTCAGAAAAAAGTTCAGGATGCAGTGAAAGATTTCCCTACTGTAAAAGTAGAAGTTGTAAACGGACAACTGACTCTTACAGGAAATGTTTCTGCTCAACAGGCAAGAAAAATCAAAGAATCTGTAGATGCTTTGAAAATCGGAAAGTATAACAATAACCTAATTGTAAAATAA
- a CDS encoding SH3 domain-containing protein: MSELQDKYSSVVSAAQSAGISNLQVQEQDGILYVSGNASNTSAKDAVWNALGAIDSTYSASDINIDVQVAGLASGASLTVATDESNLNIRQEPSTEAAVVGKAAKGSAVTLIEQTSDDWWKVKTADGQEGYAYSRYLRA; this comes from the coding sequence ATGAGCGAATTACAAGATAAATATTCAAGCGTAGTTTCTGCAGCACAATCTGCAGGGATTTCAAATCTTCAGGTTCAGGAGCAGGACGGAATTCTTTATGTTTCCGGAAATGCATCCAATACTTCTGCTAAAGACGCTGTTTGGAATGCTTTAGGAGCTATTGATTCTACCTATTCTGCTTCAGATATCAATATCGATGTACAGGTTGCTGGTCTTGCGTCAGGAGCATCTTTAACGGTAGCGACTGACGAATCTAACCTTAACATCAGACAGGAGCCTTCTACGGAAGCTGCTGTTGTAGGTAAAGCTGCCAAAGGTTCAGCCGTAACTTTAATCGAACAAACTTCTGATGACTGGTGGAAAGTAAAAACTGCTGACGGTCAGGAAGGATATGCTTATTCAAGATATTTGAGAGCATAA
- a CDS encoding alpha-ketoglutarate-dependent dioxygenase AlkB: MSLFENISDYPFNILPHDGTVHYYGKIFSKEESAFYYEYLLNQIPWEHDEAMIYGKLILTKRKVAWFGEKAFEYTYSKRTKYARFWTPELLELKRKCEEVSGETYNSCLLNLYHDGSEGMAYHSDGETDLKKHGAIASLTFGAERKFLFKHKTSKEKVEIFLENGSLLIMKGATQDNWLHRLPPTTKVTTPRINLTFRTIEE, from the coding sequence ATGAGTCTATTTGAAAATATTTCAGATTATCCTTTCAATATTCTTCCCCATGATGGAACTGTTCACTATTATGGTAAAATTTTTTCCAAAGAGGAATCTGCCTTCTACTATGAGTATTTACTGAATCAGATTCCCTGGGAACATGATGAAGCGATGATCTATGGAAAACTGATCTTAACGAAGCGTAAAGTAGCCTGGTTTGGGGAAAAAGCTTTTGAATATACCTATTCCAAAAGAACGAAATATGCCAGATTCTGGACCCCGGAATTGCTGGAATTAAAACGGAAATGTGAAGAAGTATCAGGAGAAACCTATAACTCGTGCCTGTTGAATCTTTATCATGATGGCAGTGAGGGGATGGCTTACCACAGCGACGGAGAAACGGATCTTAAAAAGCATGGCGCAATTGCTTCTCTGACTTTTGGTGCTGAAAGAAAATTTTTATTCAAACACAAAACATCTAAAGAAAAGGTTGAAATATTTCTGGAAAACGGAAGTCTATTAATTATGAAAGGAGCAACCCAGGACAACTGGCTTCATAGGCTTCCACCCACTACGAAAGTGACCACACCGAGAATAAACCTCACTTTCAGAACCATTGAAGAATAA
- the speB gene encoding agmatinase, producing MRTYAGIPEENATLENSKIMLVTVPYDGTSTWGKGADKGPELFLDASENMELYDIETQTEPYLQGVYLAGEVSENSTPEAMTEAVYQKTKELLNNEGKVFTLFGGEHSVSIGSIRAVGEKYENLTVLQLDAHTDLRPDFHGSTSNHACAVFEANQKHNLVQVGIRSMDAEEAQYLPEGRVFFAHEIANNENWINDVLEKVSGNVYITIDLDAFDPSIAPSTGTPEPGGLQWYPTLELLRKVFEKCNVVAFDIVELMDSPMAKPTAFLAAKLYYKMLAYNDIYNNN from the coding sequence ATGAGAACATACGCTGGAATTCCTGAAGAAAACGCAACGTTGGAGAATTCGAAAATAATGTTGGTAACAGTTCCTTACGACGGAACTTCAACATGGGGAAAAGGAGCTGATAAAGGTCCTGAATTATTCTTAGACGCTTCTGAAAATATGGAGCTTTACGACATTGAAACACAAACTGAGCCTTATCTTCAGGGGGTATATTTGGCTGGAGAGGTTTCTGAAAATTCTACACCTGAAGCAATGACAGAAGCTGTTTATCAGAAAACAAAAGAGCTTTTGAACAATGAAGGGAAGGTATTTACTTTATTTGGAGGAGAGCACTCTGTTTCTATCGGTTCTATCCGTGCGGTAGGTGAGAAATATGAAAACCTTACCGTTCTTCAGTTAGATGCCCACACAGACTTGCGTCCTGATTTCCACGGATCTACTTCTAACCATGCTTGTGCTGTATTTGAAGCTAATCAGAAACATAACCTAGTACAGGTGGGAATCCGTTCTATGGATGCTGAAGAAGCTCAGTACTTACCGGAAGGAAGAGTATTCTTTGCTCACGAAATTGCGAATAATGAAAACTGGATCAATGACGTATTGGAAAAAGTATCAGGAAATGTGTACATCACGATTGATTTAGATGCTTTCGATCCTTCTATTGCTCCATCTACAGGAACTCCTGAACCGGGTGGATTACAATGGTATCCAACATTGGAGTTATTAAGAAAAGTATTCGAAAAATGTAATGTAGTGGCATTTGATATTGTAGAATTAATGGATTCTCCTATGGCTAAGCCAACAGCTTTCCTTGCGGCTAAGCTATATTATAAAATGCTTGCTTATAACGATATTTATAACAACAACTAA
- a CDS encoding HAD family phosphatase — translation MSLKAVLFDMDGVIVDTEPLHRKAYFKTFDELEIAVSEDLYTSFTGASTKRVSETLINEFNLNQTYETIAGIKRAHFKDYFDNDDEFDLIPGVRQLIHHYYENGIKLILASSATMTTINMVFEKFELEKYFSGKISGADLKESKPHPEVFLLAAEMAGEPVENCMVIEDSTNGILAAHRAKIFCAAYRSPHSKNQDYTLADTVVSDYEDLELDKISKYFLNKKSSQNRI, via the coding sequence ATGTCTTTAAAAGCTGTTCTTTTCGATATGGATGGGGTAATTGTAGACACAGAACCATTGCATAGGAAAGCCTACTTCAAAACGTTTGATGAACTGGAAATTGCAGTTTCCGAAGATTTATACACTTCTTTCACGGGAGCTTCTACCAAAAGAGTCTCTGAAACGTTAATCAATGAATTTAATTTAAATCAGACCTACGAAACCATTGCTGGCATCAAAAGAGCTCATTTCAAAGATTATTTTGATAATGATGATGAGTTTGATTTAATTCCCGGTGTAAGACAATTGATCCATCATTACTACGAAAACGGAATAAAACTGATCCTCGCCTCTTCGGCAACGATGACGACCATCAATATGGTATTTGAAAAGTTTGAATTGGAAAAGTATTTCAGCGGAAAGATCAGTGGTGCTGATCTAAAGGAATCGAAACCTCATCCTGAAGTTTTCTTACTCGCTGCTGAAATGGCCGGTGAACCTGTTGAAAACTGCATGGTGATTGAAGATTCCACGAACGGAATTTTGGCTGCTCACAGGGCTAAAATTTTCTGTGCGGCTTACAGAAGTCCACATTCTAAAAATCAGGATTACACTTTGGCAGATACAGTCGTTTCTGACTATGAAGATCTCGAACTGGATAAAATTTCAAAATATTTTTTAAATAAAAAAAGCTCTCAGAATAGAATCTGA
- a CDS encoding arginine decarboxylase codes for MKIKYSELIDQTLYFPTEEFNVSENNLLFHDVPLMDVVEQFGTPLKISYLPRISQNIQKAKSWFKEAFEKTEYRKSYTYCYCTKSSHFNFVLEEALKNDISIETSSAYDMDIVKSLYEKEKVDKNIEVICNGFKTDDYLAKISDMINSGFENITPILDNYRELDKLTESIDSTFNIGIRIASEEEPKFEFYTSRLGIGYKDIIPYYSQKIAEHPNARLKMLHFFINTGIKDTSYYWNELYKCLRVYARLKKIAPEVDSLNIGGGFPIKTSLNFDYDYQYMVEEIVSQIKKFCEEEGVEEPNIYTEFGSFTVGESGANLYKIISQKRQNDREKWNMIDSSFMTTLPDTWAISRHFIMLPLNRWEDTYERVFLGGLTCDSDDYYNSEQHTNAIYLPVFSDTKPLYIGFFHTGAYQETIGGYGGVHHCLMPQPRHVLIQKDENGELQYEIFREKQEPEDILKLLGYK; via the coding sequence ATGAAAATAAAGTACTCGGAACTTATTGATCAGACATTATATTTCCCTACAGAGGAATTTAATGTTTCTGAGAACAATTTGTTGTTTCACGACGTTCCACTGATGGACGTAGTTGAACAATTTGGCACTCCGCTAAAGATTAGCTATCTGCCGAGAATTTCTCAAAATATTCAGAAAGCAAAAAGCTGGTTTAAAGAAGCTTTTGAAAAAACCGAATATAGAAAGAGTTATACCTACTGCTACTGCACAAAATCCAGTCATTTCAATTTTGTATTGGAAGAAGCGTTGAAAAATGATATTTCAATAGAAACTTCTTCTGCATATGATATGGATATTGTAAAGTCTCTTTATGAAAAAGAAAAAGTAGATAAAAATATCGAAGTCATCTGTAATGGTTTCAAAACCGATGATTATCTGGCAAAAATTTCAGATATGATCAACAGTGGTTTCGAGAATATTACCCCGATTCTGGATAATTACCGTGAGCTTGATAAACTTACAGAAAGCATTGATTCTACATTTAATATCGGAATCAGAATTGCTTCAGAAGAAGAGCCGAAATTCGAATTCTATACTTCCAGATTAGGAATCGGATATAAAGATATCATTCCGTATTATAGCCAGAAAATTGCTGAGCACCCGAATGCAAGACTGAAAATGCTTCACTTCTTCATCAATACCGGGATCAAGGATACTTCCTATTACTGGAACGAATTATATAAGTGTCTTCGAGTATACGCACGTTTGAAAAAAATTGCTCCTGAAGTAGATTCATTGAACATCGGGGGAGGTTTTCCAATCAAAACATCTTTGAATTTTGATTATGATTACCAGTATATGGTGGAAGAAATCGTTTCTCAGATTAAAAAATTCTGTGAAGAAGAAGGTGTAGAAGAACCTAATATTTATACTGAATTCGGAAGCTTTACCGTAGGCGAAAGTGGAGCCAATCTTTATAAAATCATTTCTCAGAAACGTCAGAACGACAGAGAGAAGTGGAACATGATCGATTCTTCTTTCATGACCACACTTCCGGATACTTGGGCGATCTCAAGACACTTCATCATGCTTCCTCTTAACCGTTGGGAAGATACGTATGAAAGAGTATTTTTAGGAGGATTGACGTGTGATTCGGATGATTATTATAACTCTGAGCAGCATACCAATGCCATCTATTTACCGGTTTTCAGTGATACAAAACCTTTGTACATCGGATTCTTCCATACAGGTGCTTACCAGGAAACAATCGGTGGTTATGGTGGAGTACACCATTGTCTGATGCCTCAGCCAAGACACGTCCTGATTCAGAAAGATGAAAACGGAGAGTTACAATACGAAATTTTCCGCGAAAAACAGGAACCGGAAGATATCCTGAAACTTCTTGGATATAAATAA
- a CDS encoding tyrosine-protein phosphatase has protein sequence MNTFIKISVITISLSCIFSCKTQHFETPEYGKNDTEKTIKVEKVYNFRTVGNIKNKEGRTLKPGFFYRSGHLYKLRKGSFDQLEDLKIKEVIDLRNSKEIAQKPDHLPKEITYKNYSAFEDEGDQLDQAKKLVLKGKVKGPDADKRMISFYQEYVTGNPEVIKKIITETLDSETPVLYHCTAGKDRTGIITALILTILKFDKETIYNEYLLSNNYREDLVLKRLRLANTLHFLYPKMDIQVLEKLSWVEKRYLDATFGEISKKYGSADAYIQQALGISESKRKEYIEKFTY, from the coding sequence ATGAATACATTCATTAAAATATCAGTGATAACGATTTCATTAAGTTGTATTTTCTCCTGTAAAACACAACACTTTGAAACCCCTGAGTATGGTAAAAATGATACTGAAAAAACTATAAAAGTTGAAAAAGTGTACAACTTCCGGACGGTAGGAAATATTAAAAATAAAGAAGGCAGAACTTTAAAACCGGGATTTTTCTATAGAAGCGGACATCTTTATAAACTTAGGAAAGGTTCTTTTGACCAATTGGAAGACTTAAAAATCAAAGAGGTGATCGATCTTAGAAATTCTAAAGAAATAGCCCAAAAGCCGGATCATCTCCCGAAAGAAATCACCTATAAAAATTATTCTGCTTTTGAAGATGAGGGAGATCAGCTCGATCAGGCTAAAAAACTTGTGCTGAAAGGTAAAGTAAAAGGCCCTGATGCAGACAAAAGAATGATCAGCTTTTATCAGGAATATGTGACCGGAAATCCCGAAGTTATAAAGAAAATTATCACAGAAACGTTAGATTCTGAAACCCCGGTTTTGTATCATTGTACTGCCGGTAAAGACAGGACCGGAATTATTACGGCACTGATTCTGACCATTCTGAAGTTTGATAAAGAAACAATTTATAACGAATACCTTTTGTCCAATAACTATAGGGAAGATCTTGTTCTGAAGAGGCTTCGGTTAGCCAATACCCTGCATTTTCTATACCCTAAAATGGATATACAGGTTTTGGAAAAGTTGAGTTGGGTAGAAAAAAGGTATCTTGACGCCACTTTTGGAGAGATCAGTAAAAAGTATGGTTCAGCAGATGCTTATATACAACAGGCTTTGGGAATTTCCGAAAGCAAAAGAAAAGAATATATTGAAAAGTTTACCTACTGA
- a CDS encoding thiamine diphosphokinase, whose translation MRDKVLLFINGDAPKSLPDPEDYALVACTDGAFHYLKRMGFPLDKLDFISGDFDSHSGSDENIYEERFIHTPDQNKTDFHKALDIIVERGYKEVDVLGGSGGEQDHFLGNLTVAYAFKDKMNLKFYDEFSEYYFIPKSFVINGVKDKMISLYPFPFAENITTKGLNWPLMNGSLRITSQIGTRNFAVEDEVSIEYGIGDLLIFLGKNYL comes from the coding sequence ATGAGAGATAAAGTATTGCTTTTTATCAACGGAGATGCTCCGAAATCACTTCCCGATCCAGAAGATTATGCACTGGTTGCCTGCACAGACGGTGCTTTTCATTATTTGAAGAGAATGGGATTTCCTTTGGATAAGCTGGATTTTATTTCAGGCGACTTTGACTCGCATTCCGGATCCGATGAAAATATTTATGAAGAAAGATTTATTCATACACCCGATCAGAATAAAACAGACTTTCATAAGGCATTGGATATTATTGTTGAAAGGGGATATAAAGAAGTAGACGTACTCGGAGGAAGCGGTGGAGAACAAGATCATTTTCTGGGTAACCTCACAGTCGCCTATGCTTTTAAAGATAAAATGAATCTGAAATTCTATGATGAGTTTTCTGAATATTATTTTATTCCAAAAAGCTTTGTGATAAATGGAGTAAAAGATAAAATGATTTCATTGTATCCATTTCCTTTTGCCGAAAATATTACGACAAAAGGGCTAAACTGGCCTTTAATGAACGGCAGTTTAAGGATCACATCACAAATCGGAACAAGAAATTTTGCTGTTGAGGACGAGGTATCTATTGAATACGGAATCGGTGACCTGCTGATTTTTCTTGGAAAAAATTATCTGTGA
- a CDS encoding cob(I)yrinic acid a,c-diamide adenosyltransferase has translation MKIYTKTGDKGETALYGGTRVSKASARVDSYGNIDELNSFIGIAKSHIEDEELLKQLKKIQFDLFTVGSEAATPADKLMLANGKSRLPIIISETEIEELEQWMDSFEDKLEPLQYFILPGGGKSATFLHAARTICRRAERSLVFLNESEEVRPELIKYLNRLSDYLFVLARYVSKLNNEPEEYWNPNER, from the coding sequence ATGAAAATTTATACGAAAACAGGAGATAAAGGCGAGACTGCTCTATATGGCGGAACGAGAGTTTCCAAAGCAAGTGCAAGAGTAGACAGCTACGGAAATATAGATGAATTAAACTCATTCATCGGAATTGCAAAAAGCCATATTGAAGACGAAGAGCTTTTAAAACAATTAAAGAAAATTCAGTTTGACCTGTTTACAGTAGGTTCAGAAGCCGCTACACCGGCAGATAAGCTAATGCTGGCTAACGGAAAATCGCGTCTTCCCATCATTATTTCTGAAACGGAGATTGAAGAACTGGAACAGTGGATGGATTCTTTTGAAGATAAACTGGAGCCTTTGCAGTATTTTATTCTTCCCGGAGGTGGAAAGTCTGCAACTTTTTTGCATGCGGCAAGAACTATTTGCAGAAGAGCTGAGCGTTCATTAGTCTTTTTGAATGAATCAGAAGAAGTACGTCCTGAATTAATCAAATATTTAAACCGACTTTCAGATTATCTTTTTGTATTGGCGAGGTATGTTTCAAAATTAAACAATGAACCGGAAGAATACTGGAACCCGAATGAGAGATAA
- a CDS encoding TonB-dependent receptor produces the protein MKKELFNKKMCALVLSGAGAMGYAQDSIKQNKIDEVVVTTGRTKPRTIITSAIPIDNISAAQLKSTGQITFDKALTYAVPSFNSSQQTVSDATAHFDPADLRGLGPSRTLVLVNNKRKNQSALIYVNDTPGKGEVGTDLKSIPSAALQNVEVLRDGASAQYGSDAIAGVINIILKNSVGKSTVNVFSGITSKGDGFNIGADFNTGIRIAKNGSLNLTLGFSSQNKTNRAGSATKDELFGVDNAWTQANPGLGMIIGQPDTKVANMFVNFELPTSETGKFYAFGGTTYRNGTSYGLYRTPYWVPSDFGLLTPKGQPYNGFQPEFKTDVYDYNLTSGWKGMFGKWNFDGSATFGSNAVDYVVGNTINVSLGANSPTSFKAGGHQFSNIIGNIDISRDFGALVLGAGAEVRNENYQAKAGAESSYIGSGAESFPGLQPQNEINKNRQNVGAYINAEWDVTKNLLLGGTVRYENFSDFGNNVSWKGNARYKFLDDKLVFRGSVSTGFRAPSLHQIYYSNVQTKITGNTVANQGTFNNDSQIVRSDLGVPKLNAEKAFNITGGLAVKPFNNLTITADYYRIKIKDRVLFSGDIGYKTGTPGNPDTTNPVEVILDNNKITSLKFFTNAVNTVTEGIDFVANYYTSAIGKGKLGVIAAFNYNETKIVDNIAVPPILAKNGYSENFFDRKEQSRITSARPKTKTILSLSYDITKFNFNLNNTYFGSVTWQHAADPAKDQTFSGKVVTDVVLTYKITKDLKISGVVNNLFNIYPDVIDTKGDIVTDLGGRFRYPWEVNQFGFNGTTFQLNVNYIF, from the coding sequence ATGAAAAAAGAATTATTTAATAAGAAAATGTGTGCATTAGTATTAAGCGGAGCCGGTGCCATGGGATATGCTCAGGATAGCATAAAACAAAATAAAATAGATGAAGTTGTGGTTACAACAGGTAGAACTAAACCCAGAACCATCATTACCTCAGCAATTCCCATTGATAATATTTCTGCTGCACAATTAAAATCCACAGGGCAAATTACTTTTGATAAAGCTTTAACTTATGCTGTTCCATCTTTCAATTCATCCCAGCAAACTGTTTCTGATGCAACGGCTCATTTTGATCCGGCAGATTTAAGAGGATTGGGACCATCGCGGACATTAGTGTTGGTTAATAATAAAAGAAAAAATCAAAGCGCTCTCATTTATGTCAATGATACACCGGGAAAAGGTGAAGTAGGTACAGATCTGAAAAGTATCCCGTCGGCCGCCTTACAAAATGTAGAAGTATTGAGGGACGGAGCATCTGCACAATACGGCTCCGATGCTATTGCAGGTGTAATCAATATTATTCTTAAAAACAGCGTTGGAAAAAGCACCGTCAATGTTTTTTCAGGGATTACTTCAAAAGGAGACGGCTTTAATATCGGAGCAGATTTTAATACAGGAATCAGGATTGCAAAAAATGGAAGCCTGAATCTTACCCTGGGATTTTCATCCCAAAATAAAACTAACCGCGCAGGTTCTGCTACAAAAGATGAACTTTTTGGTGTTGATAATGCCTGGACGCAGGCTAATCCCGGTTTAGGAATGATCATCGGGCAACCCGACACAAAAGTTGCCAATATGTTCGTCAATTTTGAATTGCCCACAAGTGAAACGGGAAAATTTTATGCTTTTGGGGGTACAACTTACAGAAACGGGACCAGTTACGGTTTGTATAGAACACCTTATTGGGTGCCTTCAGATTTTGGTTTATTAACCCCAAAAGGACAGCCGTACAATGGATTTCAGCCGGAATTTAAAACAGATGTTTACGATTATAATTTAACCTCAGGGTGGAAAGGCATGTTTGGAAAGTGGAATTTTGACGGGAGTGCAACCTTTGGCTCTAATGCAGTAGATTATGTTGTAGGAAATACCATTAATGTTTCTTTGGGCGCAAATTCACCAACCAGTTTTAAAGCAGGGGGCCATCAGTTCAGTAATATTATAGGGAATATAGATATCAGCCGCGATTTTGGTGCGCTTGTGTTGGGAGCTGGAGCTGAAGTGCGTAACGAAAATTATCAGGCGAAAGCAGGGGCAGAGTCATCTTATATAGGAAGTGGTGCAGAATCATTTCCGGGATTGCAGCCTCAAAATGAAATTAATAAAAATCGCCAGAATGTTGGAGCTTATATAAATGCTGAATGGGATGTTACAAAAAACCTGTTGCTTGGAGGAACTGTGAGATATGAAAACTTTAGTGATTTTGGAAATAATGTTTCCTGGAAAGGAAATGCAAGATACAAGTTCCTGGATGATAAATTAGTCTTCCGCGGGTCTGTTTCTACAGGATTTCGGGCACCCTCACTACACCAGATTTATTATTCCAATGTTCAGACCAAAATTACAGGCAACACTGTAGCTAATCAGGGAACCTTTAATAATGATTCTCAAATTGTAAGATCTGATCTGGGGGTGCCAAAATTAAACGCTGAAAAAGCCTTTAATATTACCGGTGGATTGGCTGTGAAACCTTTTAATAATCTGACTATTACAGCAGATTATTACAGGATAAAAATTAAAGACCGCGTACTTTTCTCAGGAGACATTGGTTACAAAACCGGTACTCCTGGTAACCCGGACACAACAAACCCTGTGGAAGTAATATTAGATAACAATAAAATAACCTCCCTGAAGTTTTTCACCAATGCCGTAAATACAGTTACTGAAGGGATAGATTTCGTAGCTAATTATTATACTTCTGCCATTGGAAAAGGGAAATTGGGAGTAATCGCAGCTTTCAATTATAACGAAACTAAAATCGTTGATAATATTGCCGTTCCGCCTATTTTGGCTAAAAATGGTTATTCGGAAAACTTTTTTGATAGAAAAGAACAATCCAGAATTACCTCAGCAAGGCCTAAAACAAAAACTATTCTTAGCCTTTCGTATGACATTACAAAGTTTAATTTTAACTTAAATAATACTTATTTTGGTTCTGTAACCTGGCAGCACGCAGCTGATCCTGCCAAAGATCAGACATTTTCCGGTAAGGTAGTTACAGACGTCGTTTTAACCTATAAAATCACGAAAGACCTTAAAATTTCCGGAGTCGTAAATAATTTATTCAATATTTATCCGGATGTAATAGATACCAAAGGAGATATAGTAACAGATCTTGGAGGAAGGTTCAGATATCCGTGGGAAGTAAATCAGTTTGGGTTTAACGGTACAACTTTTCAGCTCAATGTCAATTATATTTTTTAA